The Panicum hallii strain FIL2 chromosome 9, PHallii_v3.1, whole genome shotgun sequence genome has a window encoding:
- the LOC112876299 gene encoding microsomal glutathione S-transferase 3-like, which translates to MAASIELTREYGYVVLVLVAYSFLNLWMGLQVGKARRKYKVSYPTMYAVESENKDAKLFNCVQRGHQNSLEVMPLFFAMLLLGGLRHPAAAAGLGALYTVARLFYFTGYATGVPRNRMRIGVRLSVVAGVGLIGCTASFGISLIVRETP; encoded by the exons ATGGCGGCGTCCATCGAGCTGACCAGGGAGTACGGCTACGTGGTGCTGGTGCTCGTGGCCTACTCCTTCCTCAACCTCTGGATGGGCCTCCAGGTCGGCAAGGCCCGCAGGAAGTACAAGGTGTCCTACCCCACCATGTACGCCGTCGAGTCGGAGAACAAGGACGCCAAGCTCTTCAACTGCGTGCAG AGGGGGCACCAGAACTCGCTGGAGGTGATGCCGCTCTTCTTTGCCATGCTGCTGCTCGGCGGCCTCCGgcacccggccgccgccgccgggctggGCGCCCTCTACACGGTCGCGAGGCTCTTCTACTTCACCGGGTACGCCACGGGCGTCCCGCGCAACCGCATGAGGATTGG GGTGCGGCTCAGCGTCGTGGCGGGGGTTGGGCTGATCGGCTGCACGGCGTCGTTCGGCATCAGCCTGATCGTCAGGGAGACGCCCTGA
- the LOC112876272 gene encoding basic blue protein-like produces the protein MAQGRGSAARGSGAAVVALVLLCVLLQGEVAESAVYTVGDRGGWSFNTASWPRGKRFRAGDVLVFKYSPKAHNVVPVSAAGYSSCAAPRGARALTSGNDRVTLKRGANYFICSFPGHCQAGMKVAVTAA, from the exons ATGGCTCAGGGAAGGGGCAGTGCTGCTCGTGGCAGCGGCGCCGCCGTGGTGGCGCTGGTCCTCCTCTGCGTGCTCCTCCAAGGCGAGGTCGCCGAGTCGGCGGTGTACACCGTCGGCGACCGCGGCGGCTGGAGCTTCAACACCGCCAGCTGGCCCAGGGGCAAGCGCTTCCGCGCCGGCGACGTGCTCG TGTTCAAGTACAGCCCCAAGGCGCACAATGTGGTGCCCGTGAGCGCGGCGGGGTACAGCTCGTGCGCTGCGCCGAGGGGCGCCAGGGCGCTCACCTCCGGCAACGACCGCGTCACGCTGAAGCGCGGCGCCAACTACTTCATCTGCAGCTTCCCCGGTCACTGCCAGGCCGGCATGAAGGTCGCCGTCACCGCCGCCTGA
- the LOC112877632 gene encoding basic blue protein-like, whose product MARGRGSASTSRAIVAMAFAVACCCCSNLAADAATTYYVGDSNGWSFGSPSWPNGKHFHAGDTLVFRYVPWIHNVVAVDEDGYNGCTTPPGSRTYTSGDDRVTLARGDNFFICTRFGHCNLGMKLVVYAA is encoded by the exons ATGGCTCGGGGAAGAGGCAGTGCGAGCACGAGCCGCGCCATCGTCGCCATGGCGTTCGCcgtcgcctgctgctgctgctccaacCTCGCCGCCGACGCGGCCACCACCTACTACGTCGGGGACAGCAACGGCTGGTCCTTCGGCAGCCCCAGCTGGCCCAACGGCAAGCACTTCCACGCCGGCGACACTCTCG TGTTCAGGTACGTCCCCTGGATCCACAACGTGGTGGCGGTGGACGAGGACGGGTACAACGGCTGCACGACGCCGCCGGGGTCGCGGACCTACACGTCCGGCGACGACCGCGTCACGCTCGCCAGGGGGGACAACTTCTTCATCTGCACCCGCTTCGGCCACTGCAACCTCGGCATGAAGCTCGTCGTCTACGCCGCGTGA
- the LOC112872664 gene encoding microsomal glutathione S-transferase 3-like — MAVSIELTKEYGYVVLVLVAYAFLNFWMSFQVGKARRKYKVFYPTMYAVESENKDAKLFNCVQRGHQNSLEMMPVFFVMLLLGGLQHPTIAAGLGALYTVARFFYFKGYATGVPDNRLKIGGLNFLAVFGLIICTASFGISLVIRETL; from the exons ATGGCGGTGTCCATCGAGCTCACCAAGGAGTACGGGTACGTCGTGCTGGTGCTGGTGGCCTACGCCTTCCTCAACTTCTGGATGAGCTTCCAGGTCGGCAAGGCCCGCAGAAA GTACAAGGTGTTCTACCCCACCATGTACGCCGTCGAGTCGGAGAACAAGGACGCCAAGCTCTTCAACTGCGTGCAG AGGGGGCATCAGAACTCGCTGGAGATGATGCCCGTGTTCTTCGTCATGCTGCTGCTCGGTGGCCTGCAGCACCCGACCATTGCCGCCGGGCTGGGCGCCCTCTACACGGTCGCGAGGTTCTTCTACTTCAAGGGATACGCCACCGGCGTCCCGGACAACCGTCTCAAGATTGG GGGGCTCAACTTCCTGGCTGTGTTTGGGCTGATCATCTGCACGGCATCTTTCGGCATCAGCCTGGTCATCAGGGAGACGCTCTGA
- the LOC112876298 gene encoding zinc finger protein VAR3, chloroplastic-like, with protein sequence MASSKLLSRTLSSSFLRSCRITYTSLLPTASRRHPGPFLSLRFCSAASAAVDVAADPAVASVSAGHPWPEWGEFLDKLRAKGYFKQVVPASGVSAGEGAAGGGEAIASDNAAAAAADNVATYPFREQNKVKNACLIFARERYDLLSSLPKQDIQAIVECGCPNTNRKPVNAAKKLREFLQVEEKDACGVCKFRESCDRAYLVPKAEEGVRTVNVVRILLEYAMDTNNLSGENSVSESVQESARKLLSKLIILSDTTIDPSVPKPVFQTSSKQQSSTKLSDKSKGARGSVRKGRETTAVEMKMGDWLCTNCNFLNFARNRHCLECKADGPKKVEAATTEMKMGDWICTQCHFMNFARNKICFKCEEPRPKRQLNPGEWECPSCNYVNFRRNRMCKKCSQDRPEDDTQDNQLALRNTRGAGKSRSFDFSDQDGDNDGDASPYKGFRKHVAGMRPKPDQKRTSAESRGDVDLDDGLLTAKPRSF encoded by the exons ATGGCCTCCTCCAAGCTCCTAAGCCGCACCCTGAGCTCCTCCTTCCTCCGCTCCTGCCGTATCACTTATACCTCCCTCCTCCCGACCGCTTCCCGCCGCCACCCGGGGCCATTCCTCTCCCTCCGcttctgctccgccgcctccgcggctGTCGATGTCGCTGCTGACCCTGCCGTGGCTTCTGTATCCGCCGGCCACCCGTGGCCGGAGTGGGGCGAGTTCCTCGACAAGCTGCGGGCCAAGGGGTACTTCAAGCAAGTTGTGCCCGCCTCCGGCGTGAGCGCTGGCGAGGGCGCCGCCGGAGGTGGGGAGGCGATTGCGTCTGATAACGCAGCAGCGGCTGCTGCAGATAACGTGGCCACTTATCCTTTCAGGGAGCAGAACAAGGTGAAGAACGCGTGCCTCATATTCGCGCGCGAACGCTACGATCTCCTAAG TTCCCTTCCCAAGCAGGATATTCAAGCTATTGTCGAGTGCGGCTGTCCTAATACCAATAGAAAGCCTGTCAATGCTGCAAAAAAGCTGAGAGAGTTTCTCCAGGTCGAAGAAAAAGAT GCATGCGGAGTTTGCAAATTTCGTGAATCTTGTGATAGAGCTTATCTAGTTCCAAAGGCCGAGGAAGGAGTTAGGACCGTTAATGTTGTTCGCATACTGCTAGAGTATGCAATGGATACAAACAACCTTTCAGGAGAAAACTCTGTTAGCGAAAGCGTGCAAGAATCTGCAAGAAAGCTTCTCTCCAAGCTTATTATACTGAGTGACACAACAATTGATCCATCTGTTCCTAAACCTGTATTTCAAACCTCTAGTAAGCAGCAGTCATCAACCAAACTTTCTGACAAGAGCAAAGGGGCTCGGGGCTCAGTTCGGAAGGGGAGAGAAACAACCGCAGTTGAAATGAAGATGGGTGATTGGCTGTGCACGAA TTGCAATTTCTTAAATTTTGCTCGAAATCGGCACTGCCTTGAATGCAAAGCAGATGGACCGAAGAAGGTAGAAGCAGCCACAACTGAAATGAAAATGGGTGACTGGATCTGTACACA GTGTCACTTTATGAACTTCGCTCGCAACAAGATATGCTTTAAATGTGAAGAACCTCGTCCGAAGAGGCAGCTCAATCCTGGAGAGTGGGAATGCCCCTC ATGCAACTATGTTAACTTCCGACGCAACAGGATGTGCAAGAAGTGCAGCCAGGACCGCCCTGAGGATGATACCCAGGATAACCAGCTGGCACTAAGGAACACGAGAGGTGCTGGCAAGAGTAGAAGTTTTGACTTTAGTGATCAGGACGGTGACAATGATGGTGATGCCTCACCCTACAAAGGGTTCCGCAAGCATGTGGCAGGCATGAGGCCGAAACCAGACCAGAAGAGAACCTCTGCCGAGAGTAGAGGTGACGTTGATCTGGATGATGGTCTCCTCACTGCCAAGCCTAGAAGCTTCTAA